A single window of Pseudophryne corroboree isolate aPseCor3 chromosome 5, aPseCor3.hap2, whole genome shotgun sequence DNA harbors:
- the LOC134929553 gene encoding paraneoplastic antigen Ma1 homolog, with protein MENLTGEDIYTCCMQKEKNPKKCLAIGGNFSEFSDEEVIRTIIDKLYGVKRPKIVDKWREEIAILIEAERELDPCMIPMMIMVNEEIGRRWYIIWPKRKDEEASNAHISTSRDTPERENAHSNTQGNGENVEASQFETMVDRVVTQLERWHYEGSYRRLRIFSGIVPVPLGEETYESWKDAAVQQAEEWQCPDKIKRQRVVESLRGPAMGIIQAARRSNPQATLETYFEALDYAYGTLEDVGDLTSRLHHTFQEPGEKLSAYLIRLDKLLYKIVEKGGITRDEVDRSRMKQLLRGALTTDSVAQKIRCSGTREPIPTFNELLKEIKQEEVLIEMREKTIKKVKVVQLSIEVNPFEDKIVKMIEEQNKKIEQFIASQSSRNSGNPSQKRNNNSSDRGMGRGNSYNNRGRGCFRCGRMGHRAFECNTNTDESSLRTPVTNYTAHRGNATGQGNEQGRAVNPSQSP; from the coding sequence ATGGAGAATTTAACAGGAGAGGATATATATACTTGTTGTATGCAAAAGGAGAAAAATCCTAAAAAATGTTTAGCAATAGGAGGAAATTTCTCTGAATTTTCAGATGAAGAAGTCATTAGAACAATTATAGACAAATTATATGGGGTTAAAAGACCTAAAATTGTGGATAAATGGAGAGAGGAAATAGCTATATTAATAGAAGCTGAAAGGGAGTTAGATCCATGTATGATACCAATGATGATAATGGTAAATGAGGAAATTGGCAGGCGGTGGTATATTATCTGGCCTAAGAGGAAAGATGAGGAAGCTAGTAATGCACACATATCCACTTCCAGGGATACCCCTGAAAGGGAAAATGCACATAGTAATACACAAGGAAATGGTGAAAACGTAGAAGCGTCACAGTTTGAGACAATGGTAGATAGAGTGGTTACCCAGTTAGAACGCTGGCACTATGAAGGGAGCTATAGGAGATTACGAATATTTTCGGGGATAGTGCCTGTACCACTAGGTGAAGAAACGTACGAGTCCTGGAAGGATGCTGCTGTTCAGCAAGCTGAGGAATGGCAATGCCCTGATAAAATAAAAAGGCAAAGAGTGGTTGAAAGCCTAAGAGGGCCTGCCATGGGAATAATACAGGCAGCTAGACGAAGTAATCCACAAGCTACTCTTGAGACGTATTTTGAGGCTCTAGATTATGCCTATGGTACATTAGAAGATGTAGGGGATTTAACATCTAGGTTGCATCATACGTTCCAGGAACCTGGAGAAAAGTTAAGTGCATACTTAATAAGATTGGACAAACTTTTATACAAGATAGTAGAAAAGGGTGGAATCACCCGGGACGAAGTAGACAGAAGCAGAATGAAACAGTTACTGAGGGGAGCACTGACAACTGATTCTGTAGCCCAGAAAATTAGATGCTCTGGAACAAGGGAACCTATTCCTACTTTTAATGAACTATTAAAAGAAATAAAGCAAGAAGAAGTATTAATCGAAATGagagaaaaaactataaaaaaggTTAAAGTCGTTCAACTCTCTATAGAAGTAAATCCTTTTGAAGATAAGATAGTTAAAATGATAGaggaacaaaataagaaaatagaGCAATTTATAGCCTCTCAAAGTAGCAGAAACTCTGGAAACCCTTCTCAGAAGAGAAATAACAATTCATCTGATCGAGGCATGGGAAGAGGAAACTCTTACAATAATAGGGGAAgaggatgttttagatgtggtagaaTGGGACACAGAGCCTTTGAATGTAATACTAATACTGACGAATCATCTTTAAGAACTCCTGTAACTAATTACACCGCACATAGAGGAAATGCTACGGGGCAGGGAAACGAACAGGGGAGGgctgtgaacccctcacagtccCCCTAG